One Microlunatus soli genomic window carries:
- a CDS encoding ABC-F family ATP-binding cassette domain-containing protein, translating into MVHLLGAQDIGLEFPTRHLFTDLTIGINSGDRIGVVGRNGDGKSTLLRILAGRLQPDTGSVVRRRDVTVGMLDQADTLDPEQSVAAVVVGDRPEHEWAGDPRIRDVLDGLLGDLDRRSPVGELSGGQRRRVALAALLAGDFDIVILDEPTNHLDIEGVSWLADHLNRRWRPGDGALVVVTHDRWFLDAVCTLTWEVHDAVVDVFEGGYAAYVLQRVERDRMAAATEAKRQNLMRKELAWLRRGAPARTAKPRFRIEAANALIEDVPPIRDTVQLQQLATARLGKDVVDLLDVSVGYSGDSGEPVLEHVEWRIAPGERTGILGANGAGKTTLLKLITGAVQPDSGRVKTGKTVKITTLSQQLDELAAVDHLRVRELLQTKRTEYVAGGKEQTPAQLLEQLGFGAALLSTPIKDLSGGQRRRLQLLMILLDEPNVLVLDEPTNDMDTDMLAAMEDLLDSWPGTLLVATHDRYLLERVTDQQYAIFDHRLRHLPGGVDQYLQLSAESDSRAGGGDGPVTGGEKGAAEDGRRAAGASRPEPKISAAQARLINKELSAIERRLDRLQTQVATIEAAMLADSTDYTKLGEHNARLEQVRGEQAELEEKWLELSVQVE; encoded by the coding sequence GTGGTACATCTGCTGGGCGCCCAGGACATCGGTCTCGAGTTCCCGACCCGTCACCTGTTCACCGACCTGACCATCGGGATCAACAGCGGTGACCGGATCGGGGTCGTCGGTCGCAACGGCGACGGCAAATCCACCCTGCTGCGGATCCTGGCCGGCCGTTTGCAGCCCGACACCGGCTCGGTCGTGCGGCGGCGCGACGTCACGGTCGGAATGCTGGACCAGGCCGACACCCTGGACCCGGAACAGTCGGTCGCGGCAGTCGTGGTCGGCGACCGGCCGGAGCACGAGTGGGCCGGTGACCCGCGGATCCGGGACGTGCTGGACGGGTTGCTCGGCGACCTCGACCGACGGTCCCCGGTCGGCGAACTCAGCGGTGGGCAACGCCGACGGGTCGCGCTGGCGGCGTTGCTGGCCGGCGACTTCGACATCGTGATCCTGGACGAACCGACCAACCACCTCGACATCGAAGGGGTGTCCTGGCTGGCCGATCATCTCAACCGCCGCTGGCGTCCCGGGGACGGTGCGTTGGTGGTCGTCACCCACGACCGCTGGTTCCTGGACGCGGTCTGCACCCTGACCTGGGAGGTGCACGACGCGGTCGTCGACGTCTTCGAGGGCGGGTATGCGGCCTACGTGTTGCAACGCGTCGAACGCGACCGGATGGCTGCGGCGACCGAGGCCAAACGGCAGAACCTGATGCGCAAGGAGTTGGCCTGGCTGCGCCGCGGAGCACCGGCCCGGACGGCCAAGCCCCGGTTCCGGATCGAGGCCGCCAACGCGTTGATCGAGGACGTACCGCCGATCCGCGACACGGTGCAGCTGCAACAGCTGGCCACGGCCCGACTCGGCAAGGACGTCGTCGATCTGCTGGACGTCTCGGTCGGCTACTCCGGTGACAGCGGAGAACCGGTGCTGGAACACGTCGAATGGCGGATCGCGCCGGGGGAGCGGACCGGGATCCTCGGGGCCAACGGTGCCGGCAAGACCACGCTGCTGAAGTTGATCACCGGTGCAGTGCAGCCCGACAGTGGTCGGGTCAAGACCGGCAAGACGGTCAAGATCACCACGCTGAGTCAGCAGCTCGACGAACTCGCGGCCGTTGATCATCTCCGGGTCCGTGAACTGTTGCAGACCAAACGGACCGAGTACGTTGCCGGCGGCAAGGAACAGACTCCGGCGCAGCTGCTGGAGCAGCTCGGCTTCGGCGCTGCCCTGTTGTCCACGCCGATCAAGGATCTGTCCGGTGGGCAGCGACGACGGCTGCAGCTGTTGATGATCTTGCTCGACGAGCCCAACGTGCTGGTGCTGGACGAGCCGACCAACGACATGGACACCGACATGCTGGCCGCGATGGAGGATCTGCTGGACAGCTGGCCGGGCACGCTGCTGGTGGCCACCCATGACCGGTACCTGCTGGAGCGGGTCACCGATCAGCAGTACGCAATCTTCGACCATCGGCTGCGGCATCTGCCCGGCGGTGTCGATCAATACCTTCAGCTGTCCGCCGAGTCCGATTCCCGAGCTGGTGGCGGGGACGGGCCGGTGACCGGGGGCGAGAAAGGGGCAGCGGAGGACGGGCGCCGTGCTGCCGGCGCGTCCCGGCCCGAGCCGAAGATCTCCGCGGCGCAGGCGCGGCTGATCAACAAGGAGCTGTCGGCCATCGAACGCCGGCTGGACCGGCTGCAGACCCAGGTCGCGACGATCGAGGCGGCGATGCTGGCCGACAGCACCGACTACACCAAACTCGGCGAACACAACGCCCGCTTGGAGCAGGTGCGCGGTGAGCAGGCCGAGTTGGAGGAGAAGTGGCTGGAACTGTCGGTCCAAGTAGAATGA